A single Elaeis guineensis isolate ETL-2024a chromosome 15, EG11, whole genome shotgun sequence DNA region contains:
- the LOC105058372 gene encoding ATP synthase subunit delta, chloroplastic, whose amino-acid sequence MVDTAASSYAFALADVANSNGTLEATIADVEKVDCIFSDPTVQSFFANPTISPEKKQEVLKEIASSSELQPHTTNFLNILVDMGRIDIIEDIVKEFEVCYNRITGTEVAVVSSVVRLETQDLAQIAQSVQRLSGAKNVRIKTVIDSSLVAGFTIRYGPSGSKLIDMSVKKQLDEIAAQLDFSSIALA is encoded by the coding sequence ATGGTCGACACCGCCGCCTCCAGCTACGCCTTCGCCCTCGCCGATGTCGCCAACTCCAACGGCACCCTCGAGGCCACCATTGCCGACGTCGAGAAGGTCGACTGCATCTTCTCCGACCCCACCGTCCAGTCCTTCTTCGCCAACCCCACGATCTCGCCTGAGAAGAAGCAGGAGGTGTTGAAAGAGATCGCCTCCTCCTCCGAGCTTCAGCCCCACACCACCAACTTCCTCAACATCCTCGTCGACATGGGGCGGATCGATATCATCGAAGACATCGTCAAGGAGTTCGAGGTGTGCTACAATCGGATTACCGGCACGGAGGTGGCCGTGGTGTCATCCGTGGTGCGGCTTGAGACTCAGGACCTCGCCCAGATCGCCCAGTCGGTTCAAAGGCTCTCAGGGGCCAAGAATGTGAGGATTAAGACTGTGATTGATTCCTCTCTCGTTGCTGGGTTCACCATCCGATATGGGCCCTCGGGGTCGAAGCTTATTGACATGAGCGTCAAGAAGCAGCTCGACGAGATTGCAGCGCAGCTTGATTTCTCCTCCATTGCGCTTGCCTGA
- the LOC105058370 gene encoding transcription termination factor MTERF8, chloroplastic gives MAPLQRRLFYVLPSYSIALKNAFFSSRHHHLFPFSTATIQNPSSAPPFLVQYLINSCGLSSDEAAEASKHIAHLKSPSNPDSVLRFLKQSGFTDAHIRKLVSLHPRVLCSKVEKTLDRKFRALLDMGLPEAAMVQLVSSVPKTIQIHDPRPKIEFWTSLIGTQENLLKALKRNPKLLSCSLENRIMPNISFLRDCGISDRRIGKMVLNFSRFITMSLDSLKVVTKRAEELGIPHSSGMFWQALSAVLCSNRTAVDAKFRLLKSLGWSESEIASAVCKTPKLLNCSEKSIRAKMDFLTKEAALEPSYVASCPVLLMCSLERRLIPRNHVLRILKSKELLEGGRHFYAAIVLREEKFLKKFVLPNEKKIPGLSEAYLAACAGKGPIAYTF, from the coding sequence ATGGCGCCGCTTCAAAGGAGGCTCTTTTACGTTCTCCCCTCCTATTCTATTGCTCTCAAAAATGCCTTCTTCTCTTCCCGACATCACCATCTCTTTCCCTTCTCTACTGCTACAATCCAAAATCCATCCTCCGCACCCCCATTCTTGGTGCAATATCTCATCAATTCATGTGGGCTTTCGTCGGACGAAGCGGCGGAAGCATCGAAACACATCGCGCACCTCAAATCCCCTTCCAATCCCGATTCCGTCCTTCGTTTCCTAAAGCAGAGCGGTTTCACCGATGCCCACATCCGAAAGTTGGTATCTTTGCATCCCAGAGTCCTTTGTTCCAAGGTGGAGAAAACCCTCGATCGCAAGTTCAGGGCGTTGCTGGACATGGGTTTGCCCGAAGCAGCAATGGTTCAGCTGGTCTCATCGGTGCCAAAGACCATCCAGATTCACGATCCGCGGCCCAAGATCGAGTTTTGGACGTCTCTGATTGGTACCCAAGAGAACCTCCTCAAAGCCCTAAAGAGGAACCCAAAACTTCTCAGCTGCAGCCTCGAAAACAGGATCATGCCCAATATTTCTTTTTTGCGGGATTGCGGCATTTCCGACCGCCGGATTGGAAAGATGGTGCTAAATTTTTCGAGATTCATCACCATGAGTCTCGATTCATTGAAGGTTGTTACTAAACGTGCAGAAGAATTAGGGATCCCCCATAGTTCTGGTATGTTCTGGCAGGCGCTCTCTGCTGTTCTTTGCAGCAATAGAACTGCGGTGGATGCGAAGTTCAGGCTCTTGAAGAGCCTGGGGTGGTCGGAATCCGAGATTGCCTCTGCAGTCTGCAAGACCCCGAAGTTGTTGAATTGTTCTGAGAAAAGCATACGTGCCAAGATGGATTTTTTGACCAAAGAAGCTGCGCTTGAGCCCTCATATGTTGCCTCCTGCCCAGTACTCCTCATGTGCAGCTTGGAGAGGAGATTGATTCCCAGGAATCATGTGCTGAGGATTCTCAAGTCGAAAGAATTGCTGGAGGGAGGACGACACTTTTATGCTGCCATTGTGTTAAGAGAGGAGAAATTCCTGAAGAAGTTTGTTCTTCCGAATGAGAAGAAGATCCCAGGCCTTTCTGAAGCTTATTTGGCTGCTTGTGCTGGGAAAGGTCCTATTGCTTACACCTTTTGA